A portion of the Juglans microcarpa x Juglans regia isolate MS1-56 chromosome 1D, Jm3101_v1.0, whole genome shotgun sequence genome contains these proteins:
- the LOC121266914 gene encoding zinc-finger homeodomain protein 1-like isoform X1, producing the protein MEFEDQEEHVEEMELAGASYDSLGNSGRVKMQSSGGGGVGGPELAVAQQQKGRPRYRECLKNHAVGIGGHALDGCGEFMPAGVEGTLDALKCAACNCHRNFHRKETDGHPVAAIGAADPYLQVPHHPQFSPFYRTPSGYLHVAPQQHRPLALPSTSGGHSREDQEEDVSNPSGGLGGSLSKKRFRTKFTQEQKDKMLGLAESLGWRIQKHDEAVVQQFCNETGVKRHVLKVWMHNNKHTLAVH; encoded by the coding sequence ATGGAGTTCGAGGATCAAGAGGAGCACGTGGAAGAGATGGAGCTGGCCGGCGCGAGCTACGACTCGCTGGGAAACTCGGGTCGCGTAAAAATGCAGAGTTCGGGCGGTGGAGGAGTAGGCGGACCCGAATTAGCCGTTGCACAGCAGCAGAAGGGGAGGCCGAGGTACCGGGAGTGCCTGAAGAATCATGCCGTCGGCATCGGAGGGCACGCGCTCGACGGCTGCGGCGAATTTATGCCCGCCGGAGTGGAAGGAACGCTCGATGCCCTCAAATGCGCCGCCTGCAACTGCCACCGCAACTTCCACCGCAAGGAGACCGATGGACACCCCGTTGCCGCTATCGGTGCTGCTGACCCTTACCTGCAGGTCCCACACCACCCTCAATTCTCTCCATTCTATCGGACCCCGTCGGGGTACCTCCACGTAGCTCCGCAGCAGCACAGGCCGCTGGCGCTGCCGTCGACTTCAGGGGGTCATAGCAGGGAAGACCAGGAGGAGGACGTGTCAAATCCAAGTGGGGGATTAGGTGGGTCGTTGTCGAAGAAGAGGTTTAGGACCAAGTTCACACAGGAGCAAAAGGACAAGATGCTGGGGCTGGCGGAGAGTCTGGGGTGGAGGATTCAGAAGCACGACGAGGCCGTGGTGCAGCAGTTCTGTAATGAGACCGGGGTCAAGCGTCACGTTCTCAAGGTGTGGATGCACAATAACAAGCACACACTTG
- the LOC121266914 gene encoding zinc-finger homeodomain protein 1-like isoform X2 yields the protein MEFEDQEEHVEEMELAGASYDSLGNSGRVKMQSSGGGGVGGPELAVAQQQKGRPRYRECLKNHAVGIGGHALDGCGEFMPAGVEGTLDALKCAACNCHRNFHRKETDGHPVAAIGAADPYLQVPHHPQFSPFYRTPSGYLHVAPQQHRPLALPSTSGGHSREDQEEDVSNPSGGLGGSLSKKRFRTKFTQEQKDKMLGLAESLGWRIQKHDEAVVQQFCNETGVKRHVLKLCTERKNGGTG from the coding sequence ATGGAGTTCGAGGATCAAGAGGAGCACGTGGAAGAGATGGAGCTGGCCGGCGCGAGCTACGACTCGCTGGGAAACTCGGGTCGCGTAAAAATGCAGAGTTCGGGCGGTGGAGGAGTAGGCGGACCCGAATTAGCCGTTGCACAGCAGCAGAAGGGGAGGCCGAGGTACCGGGAGTGCCTGAAGAATCATGCCGTCGGCATCGGAGGGCACGCGCTCGACGGCTGCGGCGAATTTATGCCCGCCGGAGTGGAAGGAACGCTCGATGCCCTCAAATGCGCCGCCTGCAACTGCCACCGCAACTTCCACCGCAAGGAGACCGATGGACACCCCGTTGCCGCTATCGGTGCTGCTGACCCTTACCTGCAGGTCCCACACCACCCTCAATTCTCTCCATTCTATCGGACCCCGTCGGGGTACCTCCACGTAGCTCCGCAGCAGCACAGGCCGCTGGCGCTGCCGTCGACTTCAGGGGGTCATAGCAGGGAAGACCAGGAGGAGGACGTGTCAAATCCAAGTGGGGGATTAGGTGGGTCGTTGTCGAAGAAGAGGTTTAGGACCAAGTTCACACAGGAGCAAAAGGACAAGATGCTGGGGCTGGCGGAGAGTCTGGGGTGGAGGATTCAGAAGCACGACGAGGCCGTGGTGCAGCAGTTCTGTAATGAGACCGGGGTCAAGCGTCACGTTCTCAAG